AAACAATTGCTCGGGCAGGTGGCAGCAAAGATTCGTTCTATCCGCGCGCCTGAACCATACAAAGGAAAAGGTATCAAGTTCACAGGTGAGCAATTAAGAAAGAAAGCAGGAAAAACAGCTGCAACTGCAGCAAAATAATAATTAAAACCCGTAGGATAATATCCAACGGGTTAAACTGAAATTATCATGAGATCAAGAGAGATCAGAAGAGCAAAAATCAAAAAAAGAATCCGCAGCAGGCTGAGCGGCACTAGCTCTCGCCCTCGCCTCACTGTATTCCGCAGCAACAACGAAACATATGCTCAGCTCGTGGATGATTCTACCGGAAAAACAATCACTACTGTTTCCTCTATAGGAAAAAATGATGCGCGTGTGAAAGGTTCGAAATCCGATAAAGCAAAATCTGTTGGCGCAGCGATTGCAAAATGGGCTGTAGGAAAAGGAATTCAGGAAGTGGTGTTTGACAGAAACGGCTATCTCTATCATGGACGAGTTAAAGCGGTGGCTGAAGGCGCACGCGAAGCAGGATTGAAATTCTAAAAATAATGTTCGTTGTTTGTTGTTCGTGGTTGAATAACAAACGACAAACGACAAACTAAAAACAATGTCAAAAGAAAACGTAAAACGGGTTAAGTCAAGCGAGATAGAATTAAAAGATCGTCTCGTTGCCATCAACCGCGTTGTAAAAACCACAAAGGGAGGACGCACATTTTCTTTCTCAGCAATTGTTGTTGTTGGAAACGGTAAAGGTGTTGTAGGTTATGGTCTTGGCAAATCCCGCGAGGTGACTGATTCAATTTCAAAAGGGGTTGATGACGCAAAGAAAAATTTATTGAAAGTTCCGATCATCAAAGGAACTGTTCCACATCTTCAATATGGAAAGTATGGCGGATCAAGAGTATTTCTCAAACCCGCTTCTCACGGAACAGGAGTTATTGCAGGTGGTGCCATGCGCGCTGTGCTTGAGAGCGCGGGCATTACAGACGTGCTTGCAAAATCACAGGGCTCATCAAATCCTCACAATGTGGTGAAAGCAACTATGGATGCTCTTTTAAAAATGAGAGACCCTATCACTGTTGCACAAAACCGCGGTGTGTCACTTAAAAAAGTTTTTGAAGGCTAAACAAAATGCAGATTCAAACGGATAAAAAAAAACAAAATTCAAACGGATGAAATCCGTATGCATCGGCTGTTAAAAATCCGTTTGCATCCAAAATAAAAAGAAAATGGAACTACATAATTTAAAACCGGCAAGAGGCTCTGTAAAAGCAAATGTTAAGCGTAAAGGGCGCGGACAAGGTTCAGGTAAAGGCGGAACTTCTACAAAAGGTCATAAAGGTCAGCAGTCGGATAGCGGCTACAATATGAGACGCGGTCACGAAGGAGGGCAGATGCCTTTGCAAAGGCGTTTGGCTAAGTTTGGTTTCACTAATCTTTTCCGAAGAGAGTTTCACGGAGTTAATCTTCATACACTTCAGCGTTTAGTTGATGAAAAGAAAGTAAGTTCGTTCGACATTCAAACATATATTACTAACGGATTGGTTTCAAAAAGCCAGCGCGTGAAAATTCTAGGCACCGGAGAACTGAAATCAAAAGTAGATGTGAAAGCGCATGCTTTCTCTGCAGCGGCAAAATCAGCAATAGAAGCAAAAGGTGGTAAAATAGAAGTGGTGAAGGCATAAAAGCCCCACCCTGCCCACCCCATAAGGGAGGGAAAAAGTAAAATGAAACAGAAAACAAAAAATAAAGTCCAGCAAGTTCTCCCTAACGGGGAGGATTCCCGCCTGCCGGACGGGCAGGTAGGAGGGGCTCTTTTTCTATGAGGAATCTGATACAGACCATAAAAAATATTTTCGCAATTGAAGATTTGCGCTCACGGATCTTCTATACGCTCGGATTCATTCTGATATACAGATTGGGTTCTTACGTGATGCTTCCTGGCGTGAATGCGGCAGCACTTCATTCAAAAGGCAGCGCAGAAGGGCTGGCTGGACTAATAAACATGTTTGCGGGCGGTGCTTTTGCACGCGCTTCTGTTTTCGCACTCGGTATAATGCCTTATATTTCTGCATCCATCGTTGTGCAATTATTGGGCATGGCATTTCCGTACTTCCAGCGCATGCAGAAAGAAGGTGAAAGCGGAAGAAGAAAAATGAACCAATATACCCGCTTCCTCACAGTAATCATTACTGCACTTCAGGCACCGGGATATCTTTCTTCACAATTAACAAGTTACGCGGGTGTAGTTGCAAATCCAAATCAATTATGGTGGATAACTTCTGTGATCATTCTTATTGCCGGAACTATTTTCGTAATGTGGCTCGGAGAAAGAATTACAGACCGCGGACTTGGAAACGGAATTTCCCTGATTATCATGGTTGGAATTCTTGCCGACCTCCCTTTTGCATTTGTTTCTGAATTTGCTTCGCGTATGGAAGCAAAAGGTGGCGGACTCATTATGATGCTTCTTGAAATCGTATTCTTACTCTTCATTATTATAGGATGTATTCTCCTCGTTCAGGGAACCAGAAAGATTCCGGTACAGTTCGCAAAAAAAATTGTTGGCAACCGGCAATATGGCGGAGTTCGCCAATATATCCCGTTAAAAGTAAATGCTGCAGGTGTTATGCCAATCATCTTTGCACAGGCAATCATGTTCATTCCAATTACTATTGCAGGATTCGCAGCATCTGACAAACTCAGCGGAGTGATTGGTACACTTTCCAATCATAATGGCTTTACTTACAATTTAATTTTTGCATTACTCATAATAGTATTTACTTATTTCTATACTGCAATCATGGTAAATCCAACTCAAATGGCGGATGACATGAAACGCAACGGTGGATTTATTCCCGGAGTGAAACCGGGAAAACAAACTGCGAGTTTTATTGATGATGTAATGTCAAAAATCACTTTGCCCGGCTCTATCTTTCTTGCTTTAGTGGCCATTATGCCTGCAGTATCAAGACAAACTTTTGGCGTATCTGATATGTTTGCACGCTTTTTCGGAGGAACATCGCTTTTGATTATGGTGGGTGTTATGCTGGATACGCTTCAGCAGATTGAAAGTCATTTATTGATGCGCCACTATGATGGATTGATGAAGTCGGGAAGAATAAAAGGAAGAACTTCAATGAGTATGGCGACTGCGTAATGGGAAAGATATATTTAAAGACTGATGAGGAAATAGAATTGATTCGCGAAAGTTGTTTGTTGGTTTCGAGAACGATTGCAGAAGTTGAGAAGAATATAAAAGAAGGAATAAGCACGATTGAGTTAGATAAGATTGCGGAAACGTTCATAAGAGATAATGGCGCAGCGCCAGCGTTCAAAGGTTACAGAAAGGAACGATTGGTTTTTGATTATACGCTTTGCGTTTCGGTAAACGAACAAGTGGTTCATGGAATGCCGGGCAGTTACGTTCTTAAAAATGGTGATATAGTATCGGTAGATTGCGGAGTTCTTAAAAATGGATTCTACGGAGATTCGGCTTACACTTTTTATGTAGGAGAAATCAGCGAAGAAGCAAAGCAACTGATGATAGTAACGAAAGAATCTCTGTACAAAGGAATCGAAAACGCTGTGGCAGGAAAAAGAATCGGAGACATCAGCAGCGCAGTGGAAGAACACGTAAGCAAGTATGGATATGGAATTGTTCGGGAATTAGTAGGGCACGGAATCGGAAGAAGTTTGCATGAAGCGCCAGAAGTTCCGAACTACGGAAAACGCGGAAGCGGAGTGAAAATGGAAGAAGGATTAGTGTTAGCAATTGAGCCGATGATAAATTTAGGAAAGCGAGATGTGAAAACTGAGAGGGATGGATGGACAGTATCAACCATTGACAGAAAACCATCCGTACACTTTGAACATACGATTGCAGTAAGAAAAAACAATGCAGAATTATTGACAACTTTTGAATATATAAAACAAGAAGTAAAACTAAAAACAGAAGCAGTATAAAGAAAATATGGCAAAGCAGTCGTTGATTGAACAGGATGGAACCATTACAGAAGCGCTTTCAAATGCCATGTTTCGTGTTAAACTGGAAAACGGACACATCATCACTGCGCATATTTCCGGCAAGATGCGGATGCACTACATCAAGCTTCTTCCCGGAGATAAAGTAAAACTGGAAATGTCGCCCTATGATTTAACAAAAGGAAGAATAACTTTTAGATATAAATAATACTATGAGAATCAGAACATCCATCAAAAAAAGAGGCGTTGACGACAAGATTGTCCGCAGAAAAGGCAAACTGTATGTCATCAATAAAAAAAATCCGAAACACAAACAACGACAAGGATAAATAAAACAACAATGGTTAATGTAAGATGGCTAATGTCTAATGGCAATACATCAACCATCAACCATCAACCATTAACCATTTAAACACATGGCACGTATATCAGGAATTGACCTTCCAAAAAACAAACGCGGTGAAATTGGCCTTACCTATATTTATGGTATTGGCAGAAGTTCTGCAAACAGAATTTTGAAAGAAGCTGGCGTGGATAAGAACAAAAAAGTTCAGGACTGGAACGATTCAGACCTCAACAAAATCCGCAGCATCATTACAGATAAATTCAAAGTGGAAGGCTCACTTCGTTCAGAAACGCAATTAAACATAAAGCGTTTGATTGATATCGGAACTTACAGAGGAATGCGCCACCGTTCTGGCGCTCCTGTTCGCGGACAGCGCACACGTTCCAATGCACGTACAAGAAAAGGAAGACGTAAAACAATTGCAAACAAGAAAATGGCTCCTTCTAAAGGATAAAAAATAAGTCAGGAGTTAGGAGCAGGGAGTTCGTAGAAATACACTCCGAACTCCAGACTCCCCTACTCCAAACTAAAAAAACATGGCTGAAGAAAAAAAACCACAACAGGACAAAGCACAAGGTAGCGCAGAAGCTACCGGCAAACCGGTTAAAGCGAAAAAGAGAACCGTAAAAGTTGACGCTATCGGTGAAGCGCATATCAATGCAACTTTCAATAACATAATTATTACACTGACAAACCTCAGAGGACAAACAGTTGCATGGTCGTCTGCAGGCAAGATGGGATTCCGCGGTTCAAAGAAAAATACTCCGTATGCAGGACAGGTAGCATCCTCTGACGCTGCACGCGTTGCTTACGAAGCAGGGCTCAGAAAGGTAAAAGTGTATGTGAACGGACCGGGTGGTGGAAGAGAAAGCGCTATACGCGCATTGCACACAAATAAAATTGAGGTTACAGAAATCATTGACATTACTCCTATTCCACACAATGGCTGTCGTCCTCCTAAAAAACGCAGAGTATAAAATTTACAATTCATAATTTATAATTTCAAAAGATGGCACGTTACACAGGACCAAAACAAAGAATCAACAGAAAATTCTTAGAACCGATTCTTGGCGGAAATGGAAAAACACTTGAGAAAAAAGCGTATCCTCCGGGCATGCACGGCATGACAAAAAAAAGAACCAAGAAGTCGGAGTATTCTGTTCAGCTGGCTGAAAAGCAAAAAGCAAAATACACCTATGGTGTGATGGAGCGTCAGTTTGAAAACACATTCATCCGCGCAGCACGCGCAAAGGGTGTAACAGGAGAAGTGCTTTTGCAGCTTCTTGAATCCCGGCTCGACAATATTGTTTACAGAATGGGCATTGCTCCTACCCGCAGGGCTGGGCGACAGTTTGTTTCTCATAAGCATATCACTGTCAACGGGAATGTTGTTAACATTCCTTCCTATACGGTGAAACCAGGCGATATGATTGGAGTGCGCGAGCGCTCTAAAGATATGGACCCGATAAGAAATTCTTTGTCAAGTGGAAATACAAAATTCCAGTGGCTGGAATTTGACCGAAATACAATGCAGGGGAAATTTATGGCACTGCCCGAACGGTCGCAGATTCCTGAAAATATCAAAGAACAATTAATTGTGGAATTGTATTCCAAGTAATCATAAACAAGAACAAACTAAATCTATATAACTATGGCAATCTTAACATTTCAGAAACCCGATAAAGTGATCATGATTCACTCAACAGACACAGAAGGTCAGTTTGAATTTCGTCCGCTTGAGCCGGGCTACGGAGTCACGGTGGGCAACACGCTCCGCAGAATTCTTCTCTCTTCTTTGGAAGGACATGCCATTACAGGCATCCGCATCGAAGGAGTTGATCACGAATTTTCCACCATCAAAGGAATTGTGGAAGATGTAACTGAAATCGTTCTTAACCTGAAACAGGTTCGTTTCAAAAAACAAATTGAAGGAGTTGACACAGAAAAAGTAACCATCTCCCTCAATGGAAAAGATGAATTCACCGCTGGCGATATCGCAAAAGGAACTTCAGCTTTTCAGGTTCTGAATCCAGATCTCGTTATCTGCACGATGGAAAGCAATGTGAAAGCGAAAATTGAAATCACCATTGACAAAGGGCGCGGATATGTTCCTGCAGAAGAAAACAAGCCGCTGAACGCACCTGTCGGATACATTCCGATTGATGCCATCTTCACTCCTATCCGCCATGTAAAATATACGATTGAGAATTTTCGCGTTGAACAGAAAACCGATTATGAAAAACTTATTCTGGATATAAAGAGTGATGGAAGCATTCATCCGAAAGAAGCCTTGAAAGAAGCGGCTAAGATTCTAATCCACCACTTCATGCTCTTCTCAGATGAGAAAATAACTCTTGATACGGAAGATAAAGCCAAAGAGCAGGACTTTGACGAACACGCACTTCACATCCGTCAGCTTTTGAAAACAAAACTGGTTGATATGGATTTGTCTGTTCGCGCGCTCAACTGCCTGAAAGCAGCAGACGTTGAAACGCTTGCTGATCTTGTTTCTTATAACAAAATGGATCTTTTGAAATTTCGCAACTTCGGAAAAAAATCTCTTGCCGAACTGGAAGAATTGGTAGCTAACAAAGGACTTAACTTCGGAATGGACGTTGCCAAATACGGATTCATGAAAGAAAGGGGAGCATTAAACTAATAACAGGTTTCCGGTCTACGGTCTACAGTCTATGGTTAGTGGCTGTTAAACCGTAAACCAAAAACCGTAAACTGTAAACCGAAAATGAGACACGGAAAAAAAATAAATCACCTTTCGCGAAAATCGCAGCACAGGCATGCTCTGCTGTCGAATATGGCGACTGCGCTGATTACGCACAAGCGCATCAATACTACGCTGGCGAAAGCAAAAGCGCTCAAGAAATATTTTGAGCCCATCATCACGCGTGCAAAAAGCGATACTACCCATGCACGCAGAATGGTATTTCGTAAATTGCAAAACAAAGAAGCGGTGATTGCACTCTTCCGCGATGTCGCTCCAAAGGTGGGAGAACGCCATGGAGGATACACACGCATTCTAAAAACAGAATTCCGTACAGGAGATAATGCCAGCATGTGCCTGATTGAACTCGTTGACTTTAACGAAAACATGCTCAAGGCAGCAAGTGTAAAAGCAGTTCCTGCAAAGAAAACACGCAGAAGCCGTGCCGGAAAGAAAAAGGAAGAAGTGCCTGCGGCAGAGAACACTGCTTCAGAATCAACCGACACAACTAACACAGAAGAACAGAAAAGTGAATAATTTTTTATTAAAACTTTCCTGATATAAATAAGGATGAAGTAAATTTGCTTCATCCTTTTTTTATGGGCTCGTCTGGATTTAAAATCCAGACCAACAACAATATGAAATACAAAACAAAAAAACCCGCCATTCTTCTGCTTCAAGACGGAAAAGTGTTTCACGGAAATGCTGCAGGGAAGACCGGAACTGCTACCGGTGAACTCTGCTTCAACACGGGCATGACCGGCTATCAGGAAATTTTTACTGATCCCTCCTACTTCGGACAATTATTGGTTACTACACATGTGCACATAGGTAATTACGGAATCAGCGCAAGCGAAGTGGAATCTGAAAACGTAAAGATCAGCGGACTCATATGTAAAAATTTTAATGTAATGTATTCGCGCAAAGACGCCATTGAATCCATACAGGATTATTTTGAAGAACAACATGTAGTTGCTATTTCGGATGTTGACACCCGCGCGATTGTGAGATACATACGAAGCAAGGGAGCGATGAACGCGGTTATATCATCAGAGATAACCGACATTAAGGAACTGAAAAAAATATTGGATAAAGTGCCTTCAATGGAAGGATTAGAACTTTCATCAAAAGTTTCTACCAAGAAGCCATACGCAATCGGAAATCAAAACGCCAAATACAAAGTGGCAGCGCTCGACCTTGGCGTGAAGAAAAATATTCTCCGTTGCTTGAACGAACGTGATTGCTATGTGCAGGTTTTCCCTATGGGAACAAAAGCAATGGAGATATTAAAATCAAAACCCGATGGATTGTTCATCTCTAACGGACCGGGCGATCCTGCCGCCATGCCGAATGTGGTTGACACCGTAAGCGAATTAATTGAAAGCAATATCCCTATGTTCGGAATTTGTTTGGGGCACCAGATCATCGCACAGACAAACGGAATAAAAACTTACAAGATGTTTAACGGACACAGGGGAATTAATCATCCGGTAAAAAATCTTATCACAGGCAAAGATGAAATCACTTCCCAAAACCACGGTTTTGCAGTGGATGACAAGGAAGCAAAGAAAAACAAGGAGATTGAAATCACCCACTTCAATTTAAACGATAACACCATTGAAGGGCTGCGCATGAAACACAAGCCCGTGTTTTGCGTGCAATACCACCCCGAAGCTTCTGCAGGTCCGCATGACTCCCGCTATTTGTTTGATGATTTTATTAGCATGATGGCTGAGAAAAAATCTGCAGAGAAGAAGTTTAAGAATAAGATAGAGGTATAAACTTCAATGAAAACAACCTCCATTTTCATTTTATCTTTTCTCTTTATTTCATCTTTTTCCTTTTCACAAAACGCTGACATCAACCTTCTCCACTCCATCAATTCAAATAACACTGCTTGCTGGGACAATACAAATAAGATTTTTTCACAGAGCATGACACCTGTGAGCATTGTCACACCTGCAACTCTTTTTCTAGTTGGCGTATTCAATCATGACAGCATCTCGAAAAGAAACTCTTATGTAATGGGCGCTTCTCTGGTTGCTTCGGGAATAATCACTGTCGGAATGAAATATTCTTTCAACCGCAAACGCCCGTTTGTAACTTATCCTGATTTAATTACCAAGAAAAGCAAGGCAGGAAGTCCTTCGTTTCCATCTGGGCACACCTCCTCTGCATTCGCCACAGCCACTTCTCTTTCGCTGATGTATCCTAAATGGTATGTGATTGCTCCTTCTTTTTTGTGGGCAAGCGCGGTGGGCTATTCAAGAATGGAACTTGGAGTTCATTACCCGAGCGATGTGCTCGTAGGTGCGCTCATCGGCATTGGTTCCTCCTTCCTGATGTATAAGATTGATAAGCGGATGGTGGGAAAGAAATAATTGCTCTATGATTATATTGTTTTATTGCCAAAACATCTGACCTGTAAAAAAAACAATACAACAATAAAACAATATCAGCAATGCGATTGGAATTACTTCATTAAGATAAGTTTCTTACTTACACTTTGGCTGCCTGAAGATATTTTTATAAAATAAATTCCGCCTGGCAAATTCTTTTCTGCAAGGTTCACCAATTCAAGGTGATTGCCATCGCTTTCTTTCTTATCCAAAATATCAGACACTTTTCTTCCTGTTAAATCAAACAATTCTATTTTCACATTCTCAGATTTCTCGATCGAATAAGAAACAAAAACAAATTCATGCGCGGGATTTGGATATACTGTGAATTGTAAATTATAATTTATGAATTCCTGTATTCCGATTTGCGTAACTCCTGCCCGCAT
This Bacteroidota bacterium DNA region includes the following protein-coding sequences:
- the rplO gene encoding 50S ribosomal protein L15 codes for the protein MELHNLKPARGSVKANVKRKGRGQGSGKGGTSTKGHKGQQSDSGYNMRRGHEGGQMPLQRRLAKFGFTNLFRREFHGVNLHTLQRLVDEKKVSSFDIQTYITNGLVSKSQRVKILGTGELKSKVDVKAHAFSAAAKSAIEAKGGKIEVVKA
- the secY gene encoding preprotein translocase subunit SecY; the encoded protein is MRNLIQTIKNIFAIEDLRSRIFYTLGFILIYRLGSYVMLPGVNAAALHSKGSAEGLAGLINMFAGGAFARASVFALGIMPYISASIVVQLLGMAFPYFQRMQKEGESGRRKMNQYTRFLTVIITALQAPGYLSSQLTSYAGVVANPNQLWWITSVIILIAGTIFVMWLGERITDRGLGNGISLIIMVGILADLPFAFVSEFASRMEAKGGGLIMMLLEIVFLLFIIIGCILLVQGTRKIPVQFAKKIVGNRQYGGVRQYIPLKVNAAGVMPIIFAQAIMFIPITIAGFAASDKLSGVIGTLSNHNGFTYNLIFALLIIVFTYFYTAIMVNPTQMADDMKRNGGFIPGVKPGKQTASFIDDVMSKITLPGSIFLALVAIMPAVSRQTFGVSDMFARFFGGTSLLIMVGVMLDTLQQIESHLLMRHYDGLMKSGRIKGRTSMSMATA
- the rpsM gene encoding 30S ribosomal protein S13, which translates into the protein MARISGIDLPKNKRGEIGLTYIYGIGRSSANRILKEAGVDKNKKVQDWNDSDLNKIRSIITDKFKVEGSLRSETQLNIKRLIDIGTYRGMRHRSGAPVRGQRTRSNARTRKGRRKTIANKKMAPSKG
- the rplQ gene encoding 50S ribosomal protein L17, which translates into the protein MRHGKKINHLSRKSQHRHALLSNMATALITHKRINTTLAKAKALKKYFEPIITRAKSDTTHARRMVFRKLQNKEAVIALFRDVAPKVGERHGGYTRILKTEFRTGDNASMCLIELVDFNENMLKAASVKAVPAKKTRRSRAGKKKEEVPAAENTASESTDTTNTEEQKSE
- the rpsD gene encoding 30S ribosomal protein S4 yields the protein MARYTGPKQRINRKFLEPILGGNGKTLEKKAYPPGMHGMTKKRTKKSEYSVQLAEKQKAKYTYGVMERQFENTFIRAARAKGVTGEVLLQLLESRLDNIVYRMGIAPTRRAGRQFVSHKHITVNGNVVNIPSYTVKPGDMIGVRERSKDMDPIRNSLSSGNTKFQWLEFDRNTMQGKFMALPERSQIPENIKEQLIVELYSK
- the carA gene encoding glutamine-hydrolyzing carbamoyl-phosphate synthase small subunit; protein product: MKYKTKKPAILLLQDGKVFHGNAAGKTGTATGELCFNTGMTGYQEIFTDPSYFGQLLVTTHVHIGNYGISASEVESENVKISGLICKNFNVMYSRKDAIESIQDYFEEQHVVAISDVDTRAIVRYIRSKGAMNAVISSEITDIKELKKILDKVPSMEGLELSSKVSTKKPYAIGNQNAKYKVAALDLGVKKNILRCLNERDCYVQVFPMGTKAMEILKSKPDGLFISNGPGDPAAMPNVVDTVSELIESNIPMFGICLGHQIIAQTNGIKTYKMFNGHRGINHPVKNLITGKDEITSQNHGFAVDDKEAKKNKEIEITHFNLNDNTIEGLRMKHKPVFCVQYHPEASAGPHDSRYLFDDFISMMAEKKSAEKKFKNKIEV
- a CDS encoding 50S ribosomal protein L18; this translates as MRSREIRRAKIKKRIRSRLSGTSSRPRLTVFRSNNETYAQLVDDSTGKTITTVSSIGKNDARVKGSKSDKAKSVGAAIAKWAVGKGIQEVVFDRNGYLYHGRVKAVAEGAREAGLKF
- the infA gene encoding translation initiation factor IF-1, translating into MAKQSLIEQDGTITEALSNAMFRVKLENGHIITAHISGKMRMHYIKLLPGDKVKLEMSPYDLTKGRITFRYK
- the map gene encoding type I methionyl aminopeptidase; the protein is MGKIYLKTDEEIELIRESCLLVSRTIAEVEKNIKEGISTIELDKIAETFIRDNGAAPAFKGYRKERLVFDYTLCVSVNEQVVHGMPGSYVLKNGDIVSVDCGVLKNGFYGDSAYTFYVGEISEEAKQLMIVTKESLYKGIENAVAGKRIGDISSAVEEHVSKYGYGIVRELVGHGIGRSLHEAPEVPNYGKRGSGVKMEEGLVLAIEPMINLGKRDVKTERDGWTVSTIDRKPSVHFEHTIAVRKNNAELLTTFEYIKQEVKLKTEAV
- the rpsE gene encoding 30S ribosomal protein S5, which encodes MSKENVKRVKSSEIELKDRLVAINRVVKTTKGGRTFSFSAIVVVGNGKGVVGYGLGKSREVTDSISKGVDDAKKNLLKVPIIKGTVPHLQYGKYGGSRVFLKPASHGTGVIAGGAMRAVLESAGITDVLAKSQGSSNPHNVVKATMDALLKMRDPITVAQNRGVSLKKVFEG
- the rpmJ gene encoding 50S ribosomal protein L36, which encodes MRIRTSIKKRGVDDKIVRRKGKLYVINKKNPKHKQRQG
- a CDS encoding phosphatase PAP2 family protein, giving the protein MKTTSIFILSFLFISSFSFSQNADINLLHSINSNNTACWDNTNKIFSQSMTPVSIVTPATLFLVGVFNHDSISKRNSYVMGASLVASGIITVGMKYSFNRKRPFVTYPDLITKKSKAGSPSFPSGHTSSAFATATSLSLMYPKWYVIAPSFLWASAVGYSRMELGVHYPSDVLVGALIGIGSSFLMYKIDKRMVGKK
- a CDS encoding DNA-directed RNA polymerase subunit alpha codes for the protein MAILTFQKPDKVIMIHSTDTEGQFEFRPLEPGYGVTVGNTLRRILLSSLEGHAITGIRIEGVDHEFSTIKGIVEDVTEIVLNLKQVRFKKQIEGVDTEKVTISLNGKDEFTAGDIAKGTSAFQVLNPDLVICTMESNVKAKIEITIDKGRGYVPAEENKPLNAPVGYIPIDAIFTPIRHVKYTIENFRVEQKTDYEKLILDIKSDGSIHPKEALKEAAKILIHHFMLFSDEKITLDTEDKAKEQDFDEHALHIRQLLKTKLVDMDLSVRALNCLKAADVETLADLVSYNKMDLLKFRNFGKKSLAELEELVANKGLNFGMDVAKYGFMKERGALN
- the rpsK gene encoding 30S ribosomal protein S11 encodes the protein MAEEKKPQQDKAQGSAEATGKPVKAKKRTVKVDAIGEAHINATFNNIIITLTNLRGQTVAWSSAGKMGFRGSKKNTPYAGQVASSDAARVAYEAGLRKVKVYVNGPGGGRESAIRALHTNKIEVTEIIDITPIPHNGCRPPKKRRV